The Saccharomyces paradoxus chromosome VIII, complete sequence genome has a window encoding:
- the NVJ1 gene encoding Nvj1p (Nuclear envelope protein~similar to YHR195W) has protein sequence MTRPPVVRGIFSLGLSVAVLKGVEKTVRKHLEKQGWIEPQKVDYELIFTIDRLKNLVDDKRESLTAEQLDTGELSWRKVFNFISRQSSELDTRIYVLILLLSFLVPIAWTVLDGDHEGTLEDNDNDINMDLIENERRQKHYNDGERAVLQFGKNRSEPIILSYKDMNVSEGEREFTTKKEHGNGRLISKSENALDEVGSEDVSGCHPEKQLEEDNNELSEEENGEDDDNKEKDRCSSSEVESQSESKKESTAEPDLLSRDTRTTSSLKSSTSFPISFKGSIDLKSLNQPSSLLHLQVSPTKSTNLDAQVNTEQAYSQPFRY, from the coding sequence ATGACTCGTCCCCCAGTGGTCCGTGGAATCTTTTCGTTAGGTCTTTCCGTAGCCGTTTTGAAAGGTGTTGAAAAAACAGTTCGTAAGCATTTAGAAAAGCAGGGATGGATAGAACCTCAGAAAGTGGACTATGAGTTGATTTTTACCATAGATAGGTTGAAAAACTTGGTAGATGATAAGCGTGAATCCCTAACTGCAGAACAGCTTGATACCGGTGAATTGAGCTGGCGTAAAGtattcaatttcatttcaAGACAATCCAGCGAGCTGGACACACGAATATACGTTCTTATACTACTCCTATCCTTTCTGGTACCTATTGCGTGGACCGTGCTGGACGGCGATCACGAGGGTACGCTAGAAGATAACGACAACGACATTAATATGGATCTTATTGAGAACGAAAGAAGGCAGAAGCACTACAATGATGGTGAAAGGGCAGTATTGCAATTTGGTAAAAACAGATCCGAACCTATTATATTGAGCTATAAGGATATGAACGTTTCTGAAGGAGAACGTGAGTTCACCACCAAGAAAGAGCATGGTAATGGCCGTCTGATAAGCAAGAGCGAAAATGCACTGGACGAAGTGGGGAGTGAAGATGTCTCTGGTTGTCATCCGGAAAAACAACTGGAAGAAGACAACAATGAATTgagtgaagaagaaaatggtgaggatgatgataacaaggaaaaggatCGCTGCTCCAGTTCGGAAGTAGAATCGCAGAGTGAATCCAAGAAGGAAAGTACTGCAGAGCCTGACTTGCTCTCGCGGGATACCAGAACAACGTCCTCCCTTAAATCAAGTACATCATTTCCCATATCATTCAAGGGCTCAATAGACCTTAAATCGTTAAACCAACCTTCATCGTTGTTGCATTTACAAGTATCACCCACAAAATCCACTAATTTAGATGCTCAAGTGAACACTGAACAAGCATACTCTCAACCATTTAGATACTAA
- the UTP9 gene encoding Utp9p (Nucleolar protein~similar to YHR196W), with protein sequence MGSSLDLVASFSHDSTRFAFQASVAQKNNVDIYPLNETKDYVVNSSLVSHIDYETNDMKVSDVIFFGWCSDLIDTQSLNTKRKLDEDDENRESSGQRYENFFVNGFPDGRIVVYSSNGKDIVNIIKSKKEILGADTDGSDIWILDSDKVVKKLQYNNSKPLKTFTLVDGKDDEIIHFQILHQNGTLLVCIVTEQMVYIVDPSKRRPSTKYSLEVSGAVTCEFSSDGKYLLIANLEELTAYDLNDDSKPIQSWPVQVKKLRTLDGLIMALTTDGKINNYKIGQADTVCSIVVNDNLGIIDFTPINNKQQVLISWLNVNEPNFESIFLEELDTEKLITINKSKKTSSDEANQKKLEEEKEKAEPEAQDEKTETEAKTNKKVSKSDQVEIANILSSHLEANSTEILDDLMSGSWTEPEIKKFILTKINTVDHLSKIFLTISKSITQNPWNEQDLLPLWLKWLLTLKSGELNSIKDKQTKKNCKHLKSALKSSEEILPVLLGIQGRLEMLRRQAKLREDLAQLTMQDREDDEIEVIEHSNVINNSLQDQASPVEKPEQDSIVYANGESDEFVDASEYKD encoded by the coding sequence ATGGGCTCTTCTTTGGATTTGGTAGCGAGCTTCTCACATGATTCCACACGTTTTGCATTTCAAGCAAGTGTCGCACAAAAGAACAACGTGGATATTTATCCATTGAATGAAACTAAGGATTATGTGGTGAACAGTTCATTAGTTAGTCATATTGACTATGAAACAAATGACATGAAAGTTTCAGAtgtaattttctttggatGGTGTAGTGATTTGATAGACACGCAGTCATTGaataccaaaagaaaattagatgaagatgacgagAATCGTGAATCCAGTGGGCAAAGATACGAAAACTTCTTCGTTAACGGATTTCCTGACGGAAGAATCGTTGTTTACTCTTCCAATGGTAAGGACATAGTCAATATCATCAAGAGCAAAAAGGAGATTCTGGGAGCAGATACGGATGGGTCCGATATATGGATTTTGGATAGTGATAAAgtggtaaaaaaattacagtATAATAATTCTAAACCTTTAAAGACCTTCACGCTAGTTGATGGCAAGGATGACGAAATAATTCATTTCCAAATCCTGCATCAAAACGGCACTCTATTGGTATGCATTGTTACTGAACAAATGGTTTATATTGTTGATCCATCAAAGAGAAGACCTTCCACTAAGTATAGTTTAGAAGTATCTGGCGCTGTAACATgtgaattttcttcagaCGGTAAGTATTTGTTAATTGCCAACCTCGAAGAATTAACAGCTTACGATTTGAACGATGATTCAAAGCCGATCCAATCATGGCCTGTCCaagtgaagaaattaagaaCTTTAGATGGTTTGATAATGGCTTTGACTACCGATGGTAAGATCAATAATTATAAGATTGGTCAAGCCGACACAGTTTGTTCTATAGTTGTAAATGATAATTTGGGAATTATAGATTTCACGCCAATAAACAACAAGCAACAAGTTTTGATTTCGTGGCTGAATGTCAACGAACCCAACTTCGaatctatttttttggaagaacTTGACACTGAAAAGCTCATTACAATTaacaaaagtaaaaaaactAGCTCTGATGAAGCaaaccaaaagaaattagaagaagaaaaagaaaaagctgAGCCCGAAGCTCAAGATGAGAAGACGGAGACCGAAGCTAAGACAAACAAGAAAGTCAGCAAATCAGATCAAGTTGAAATTGCTAATATTCTTTCATCTCACTTAGAAGCTAATTCGACAGAAATATTAGATGATCTGATGTCTGGAAGCTGGACAGAACCCGagattaaaaaattcatcctAACTAAGATCAATACAGTAGACCATCTaagcaaaatatttttgacTATATCAAAGTCAATAACACAAAATCCATGGAATGAACAAGATTTGCTTCCGTTGTGGCTCAAGTGGTTGTTGACTCTGAAAAGTGGAGAGCTGAATTCCATAAAGGATaaacaaacaaagaaaaattgtaaGCATTTAAAATCTGCATTAAAATCTTCAGAGGAAATCTTGCCTGTCCTACTCGGTATACAAGGTAGATTAGAAATGTTAAGGAGGCAGGCAAAACTGAGGGAAGATCTTGCACAACTAACTATGCAAGACCgtgaagatgatgaaatagAAGTTATAGAGCATTCAAATGTAATTAATAATTCTTTGCAAGATCAAGCATCGCCTGTTGAAAAGCCTGAACAAGACTCAATTGTTTATGCAAACGGAGAAAGTGACGAATTCGTCGACGCATCGGAATATAAAGACTGA
- the RIX1 gene encoding Rix1p (Component of the Rix1 complex~similar to YHR197W) yields MSEEFIAASTLAKNLEFAKGNEFHTILATLRSPVYINEQLLKSELGFLVTKILKLIRSSNDFDLWKGCHTSVVICAYNPLVLSTHGGQLLAAIYSRLEQKTGFYSSVTSSSHGKQLFNTLISSMAIIMDLMKNKPTLSREALVPKLKAIIPTLITLSQYESEHVLPVLQRILKRNTTTFKPFINKFRTVLINLIISDYASLGSKTQRLVCENFAYLHLLKIQVSNTNDDENQAHHKVYADSNWRTGLLSILSQFKPIIQLCGEILDFEQDVELYKLIKGLPVIDESNDKEEFLPALKLDFNAPLTLWEIPQRFSLLVDMLVAFISLPTPFPIRVPLGGINSLCEVLLGVSNKYLPLKKELRRDNELNGVINSILPQIQFQGIRLWETMVSKYGKCGLSFFEGILSSVELFIPLKKKSNNEIDFDVVGSLKFEFATVFRLMNMIMSHLGHQLSTISVISQLIDVALFLSRDKTLIDSLFKNRKSVMKQQIKTKQSKKNKSAEGAYSDIYTHPELFVCKDSMNWFNEINEFFITALNNWILPSTPHIQILKYSITQSLRLKEKFGCIPESFVNLLRCEVLHPGNERVSILPIAISLLKNTSDDMFELLCHPKVPVGMVYQLQKPLCLGEEEEVREGISEREVKTNESYSHGNTDLKTLKALENLENVTIPEPERTVPKVIDDTAIFKKRSVEEIIEKETASSPKKVKVVEETTVENGKELIVEKAVSQIKEEQKSVKDSEDEEQEEFEIPAIELSDDEEEEEE; encoded by the coding sequence ATGTCAGAGGAATTTATTGCAGCTTCCACTTTGGCTAAAAACCTGGAATTTGCCAAAGGTAATGAGTTCCATACTATATTGGCGACTTTGAGATCACCAGTTTATATCAATGAACAGCTATTAAAATCTGAATTGGGCTTCCTTGTTACAAAAATTCTGAAACTAATCAGATCAAGCAATGACTTTGATCTTTGGAAAGGGTGTCATACCTCTGTTGTGATTTGCGCTTATAATCCACTAGTTTTATCAACTCATGGTGGTCAATTGCTTGCTGCTATTTATTCCAGGCTAGAACAGAAAACAGGTTTTTACTCTTCCGTTACTTCTTCGTCGCATGGAAAACAGTTATTTAATACTCTGATTTCCTCTATGGCAATTATCATGGACttaatgaagaataaaCCTACATTATCAAGAGAAGCATTGGTTCCCAAATTAAAGGCCATTATTCCGACGTTGATTACCTTGTCTCAATACGAGTCCGAACATGTTTTGCCAGTGCTACAAAGAATATTGAAGAGAAACACTACAACATTCAAGCCattcattaataaatttCGCACTGTGTTAATAAATTTAATCATATCGGATTATGCTTCGTTGGGCTCTAAGACGCAGAGGCTTGTTTGTGAGAATTTTGCTTATTTGCATTTGCTAAAAATTCAAGTTAGCAATACAAACGATGACGAAAATCAAGCACATCACAAAGTTTATGCTGATTCTAATTGGAGAACAGGGTTATTGTCCATCTTATCACAATTCAAGCCTATTATTCAATTATGTGGAGAAATCTTGGATTTTGAACAAGATGTTGAGCTGTATAAATTAATCAAAGGTTTACCGGTAATCGACGAATCCAACGATAAAGAGGAATTTTTACCTGCATTGAAATTAGATTTCAACGCCCCTTTAACGTTGTGGGAAATCCCACAacgtttttctttattggtCGACATGCTTGTTGCATTCATCTCTTTGCCAACTCCCTTTCCCATCCGAGTCCCGCTGGGTGGTATCAATTCCCTTTGCGAAGTTTTGTTAGGAGTTAGCAACAAATATTTACctttaaagaaagaattacGTCGTGATAATGAACTAAATGGGGTTATCAATAGCATCTTACCTCAAATACAATTCCAAGGTATTAGATTATGGGAAACCATGGTTTCAAAATATGGCAAATGTGGTTTATCATTCTTCGAAGGAATCCTTTCTTCCGTTGAACTTTTCATTCCgctaaaaaagaagagtAATAACgaaattgattttgatgttGTTGGATCGTTGAAGTTTGAGTTTGCTACTGTTTTCAGATTAATGAATATGATTATGTCCCATTTAGGCCACCAACTGAGCACAATCAGCGTCATATCTCAGTTAATTGACGTGGCGTTGTTCTTATCTCGTGATAAAACATTGATTGATTCTCTATTCAAAAATCGTAAAAGTGTCATGAAACAACAGattaaaacaaaacaatctaagaagaacaaaagcGCTGAAGGCGCATATTCTGATATTTATACCCATCCAGAACTATTTGTGTGCAAAGATTCCATGAATTGGTTCAATGAAATCAATgagttttttattactgCATTAAACAATTGGATCTTGCCTTCAACTCCAcatattcaaattttgaaatatagTATCACACAATCTTTAAGATTGAAGGAAAAGTTTGGTTGTATCCCGGAAAGCTTTGTCAATCTCCTGCGTTGTGAAGTTCTTCATCCAGGTAATGAACGTGTTTCAATTTTACCAATTGCGATTTCGCTACTAAAAAATACCAGTGATGATATGTTTGAATTACTGTGCCATCCAAAAGTACCAGTTGGTATGGTATACCAGTTGCAAAAACCTTTGTGCTTGGGCGAAGAGGAGGAGGTTAGGGAAGGTATTAGCGAGAGAGAGGTCAAGACAAACGAATCATACTCACACGGAAATACTGACCTGAAGACTTTAAAAGCGttagaaaatttggaaaacgTTACAATTCCTGAACCCGAACGCACGGTTCCGAAGGTCATCGATGACACCGCCATCTTCAAGAAGAGATCAGTAGaagaaatcattgaaaaagaaaccgCATCTTCACCCAAGAAAGTAAAAGTCGTGGAAGAAACAACCGTGGAAAACGGCAAAGAATTGATTGTGGAAAAAGCTGTGAGTCAAATTAAGGAAGAACAGAAGTCAGTGAAGGATagtgaagatgaagaacaGGAGGAGTTTGAAATTCCCGCCATCGAATTAAGTGATGACgaagaggaggaggaagaatAA
- the AIM18 gene encoding Aim18p (similar to YHR198C), whose product MNGRRCTNMLKSFQRTLGKCQRSSSANHWQCFKRNFASIRATKYPGHFNSTFHFWPWLAAPTLLAASLYYHDRPLQNDDKTDTFPPHTESVQVDSSVSDFPLTINALNFPVSTTFKLLGYGQRHVTFLRFKVYALGLYLAENDENLVADTLNETYLHKYFLDVDDSKTPKENLARLLIRDDSKSVMMIDDLLDSGMRMLAKITPVRNTDFKHLKEGLVKTISKHPDVANNKDTLAKGLSELNDAFSRKGSVRKNDDLIIELLANGALQFSYHDSKNNEFEVMGVVNNQLVGKFLFSQYLCGDKSPSPQAKKTAIDKLITLL is encoded by the coding sequence ATGAACGGAAGAAGGTGCACCAATATGCTAAAATCATTCCAGCGAACACTAGGCAAATGTCAAAGATCTTCATCAGCCAACCATTGGCAatgtttcaaaagaaattttgctAGTATACGCGCCACCAAATATCCTGGGCATTTTAATTCGACGTTTCACTTTTGGCCCTGGCTTGCGGCGCCAACGTTACTTGCTGCTTCGTTGTACTACCACGATCGTCCGTTACAAAATGACGATAAGACTGATACTTTTCCTCCCCATACTGAATCGGTACAGGTAGATTCGAGCGTATCGGACTTCCCACTGACCATTAATGCTTTGAACTTCCCCGTTTCTACCACTTTTAAGTTATTAGGGTACGGTCAAAGGCACGTCACGTTTTTGAGGTTCAAAGTCTATGCCTTGGGCCTTTATCTAGCtgaaaatgatgagaaCCTTGTCGCAGACACTCTAAATGAAACATATTTGCATAAATATTTCCTTGATGTGGATGACTCCAAGACTCCTAAGGAGAATCTAGCTAGATTATTGATACGGGATGACTCAAAATCGGTCATGATGATTGACGATTTACTGGATTCCGGAATGAGAATGCTGGCAAAGATAACTCCCGTAAGAAATACAGATTTTAAGCATCTCAAGGAGGGCCTGGTTAAAACTATTTCGAAACACCCTGATGTGGCCAACAATAAAGACACACTGGCGAAAGGACTGAGTGAGTTGAATGACGCCTTTTCGCGTAAGGGATCTGtcagaaaaaatgacgATTTGATCATTGAATTGTTAGCTAACGGAGCTTTGCAATTTTCGTATCATGACAGTAAAAACAACGAATTTGAGGTTATGGGAGTGGTTAATAACCAACTGGtcggaaaatttttatttagcCAATATTTATGTGGAGATAAATCCCCTTCTCCACAGGCCAAGAAAACGGCTATTGACAAATTGATCACACTCCTATAA
- the AIM46 gene encoding Aim46p (similar to YHR199C) has translation MSLVSKVLVKRSCLEVGIRRAPQWYSHYSTTAGNARVNKKGSKVVPVLTGLALASIFAKKWYDDSQIKKADATSVAVDPSISAFPKKMGPPQWPLSTQYELLGKGVRCVSSITFKAYGLGIYVAAEDKHLVSEVLDSKFLSQAFIDTTAPPSPAESHQDNLRAALNDPAKAPILINNLLDSGIRLMSKNTPIKAGSFKLLMDGTKKSVLKNPDSQSQDKDRLEAGFQELHDCFRSVKGLVARDDDFFIELNKDCSMNLSYYARKKDEFVILGTVKEPLIGKLLFAHYLAAVDPPSPEARQGVIDALVSLS, from the coding sequence ATGAGTTTAGTCAGTAAGGTTTTGGTGAAAAGAAGCTGCCTAGAGGTGGGCATAAGAAGGGCCCCTCAGTGGTATTCTCACTACTCTACTACAGCGGGCAATGCTCGTGTGAACAAGAAGGGAAGCAAGGTAGTGCCCGTGTTGACAGGATTAGCACTGGCCTCTATATTTGCGAAGAAATGGTATGACGATTCGCAGATTAAGAAGGCGGATGCCACTAGCGTTGCAGTCGACCCGTCCATCTCTGCATTCCCTAAGAAGATGGGCCCTCCACAATGGCCCTTATCAACCCAATACGAGCTGCTCGGTAAGGGTGTGCGTTGTGTCTCCTCCATTACTTTCAAGGCATATGGCCTAGGCATATATGTGGCCGCTGAGGACAAGCACCTGGTCTCCGAAGTGTTGGATTCAAAGTTCTTGTCTCAGGCGTTCATTGACACTACAGCGCCCCCATCACCGGCAGAATCACATCAAGATAATTTACGCGCAGCTCTGAATGACCCTGCTAAGGCTCCCATCTTGATTAATAACCTCTTAGACAGTGGAATCAGGCTAATGTCCAAGAATACTCCAATAAAAGCAGGTTCCTTCAAGCTATTGATGGACGGCACCAAAAAGAGCGTTTTGAAGAACCCAGATTCTCAGTCTCAAGACAAAGACCGGCTGGAAGCTGGCTTCCAAGAATTGCATGACTGTTTCAGGAGCGTAAAGGGACTTGTGGCTCGagatgatgattttttcattgagCTGAATAAGGACTGCTCTATGAACTTATCTTACTACGCAAGGAAGAAGGACGAATTCGTGATATTGGGCACCGTGAAGGAGCCTCTCATTGGAAAGCTCTTATTCGCTCATTACCTCGCTGCTGTAGATCCTCCTTCACCGGAAGCTAGGCAGGGCGTAATCGACGCACTCGTGTCTCTATCCTAG
- the NBL1 gene encoding borealin (similar to YHR199C), with translation MVPVLTPEERQKLRSTVLHRMQLQLEKTEKQIETIKKQTLAKLNLLQQPGPASASQQKELIRQVLEQEELRIE, from the exons ATGGTACCGGTACTCACTCCCGAAGAACGCCAGAAGTTGCGCAGCACAGTACTACATCGCATGCAGCTGCAAC TggaaaaaacagaaaaacaAATCGAGACCATTAAGAAGCAGACATTGGCGAAGTTGAACCTTCTTCAGCAGCCTGGCCCAGCATCAGCGTCCCAGCAAAAGGAACTAATCAGACAGGTGCTTGAACAGGAAGAACTTCGTATAGAATGA
- the RPN10 gene encoding proteasome regulatory particle base subunit RPN10 (Non-ATPase base subunit of the 19S RP of the 26S proteasome~similar to YHR200W), with amino-acid sequence MVLEATVLVIDNSEYSRNGDFLRTRFEAQIDSVEFIFQAKRNSNPENTVGLISGAGANPRVLSTFTAEFGKILAGLHDTQIEGKLHMATALQIAQLTLKHRQNKVQHQRIVAFVCSPISDPRDELIRLAKTLKKNNVAVDIINFGEIEQNTELLDEFIAAVNNPQEETSHLLTVTPGPRLLYENIASSPIILEEGSSGMGAFGGSGGDSDANGAFMDFGVDPSMDPELAMALRLSMEEEQQRQERLRQQQQQDQPGQPEQPEQHQDK; translated from the coding sequence ATGGTATTAGAAGCTACAGTGTTAGTGATTGATAATTCAGAGTACTCCCGCAATGGGGACTTCCTTAGGACTAGGTTCGAAGCCCAGATCGATTCCGTAGAATTTATATTTCAAGCCAAGAGAAACAGCAATCCTGAGAATACAGTGGGACTTATCTCTGGTGCTGGCGCCAACCCCCGGGTGTTGTCTACGTTCACCGCGGAGTTTGGGAAGATCCTTGCTGGATTACACGATACGCAGATCGAGGGTAAGCTGCATATGGCCACTGCGTTGCAGATCGCCCAGCTGACCCTGAAGCATCGTCAGAATAAGGTCCAACACCAAAGAATCGTGGCGTTTGTGTGTAGCCCAATAAGTGACCCTCGAGACGAATTGATCAGATTGGCCAAAAcactgaaaaagaacaatgtTGCCGTGGATATTATCAATTTTGGCGAGATTGAACAAAATACAGAGCTGTTAGATGAGTTTATTGCCGCAGTGAACAACCCTCAAGAGGAGACTAGTCATTTACTTACTGTGACGCCTGGCCCCAGACTGCTGTATGAGAACATCGCATCCTCACCCATAATTCTCGAAGAAGGTTCCTCCGGTATGGGCGCCTTTGGTGGGTCTGGCGGTGATTCCGATGCCAATGGCGCATTTATGGACTTCGGGGTAGACCCATCAATGGACCCTGAACTGGCAATGGCTTTGCGTCTATCtatggaagaagaacagCAAAGACAAGAAAGACTAAgacaacagcaacaacaagacCAACCGGGACAACCTGAACAACCCGAACAACACCAAGACAAATAG
- the PPX1 gene encoding exopolyphosphatase (Exopolyphosphatase~similar to YHR201C) → MSPLRKTIPEFLAHLKSLPITKIASTSALTVCVGNESADMDSIVSAITYSYCQYIYNESTYSEEKEKGSLIVPIIDIPREDLSLRRDVMYVLEKLKIKEEELFFIEDLKILRENISHSAEVNSCLVDNNDTPKNLNNYIDNVVGIIDHHFDLQKHLDAEPRIVKVSGSCSSLVFNYWYEKLQGDREVVMNIAPLLMGAILIDTSNMRRKVEPSDKLAIERCQDVLSHAANEVSAQGWQDSSVFYKEIKSRKNDIKGFSVSDILKKDYKQFNFQGKGPKSLEIGFSSIVKRISWLFSEHGGEADFLKQCRGFQSERRLDVLVLLTSWRKAGDSHRELVMLGDPKVLSELIRRVTDKLHLQIFGGDLGEGVAMFKQLNVEATRKQVVPYLEEAYSKLEE, encoded by the coding sequence ATGTCACCTTTGAGAAAGACGATTCCCGAGTTTCTAGCCCACTTGAAATCACTGCcaattacaaaaattgCAAGCACCAGTGCGTTGACAGTATGTGTTGGTAACGAATCAGCAGATATGGACTCAATTGTCAGTGCGATCACTTATTCATACTGCCAATACATATATAATGAAAGTACTTACTCGGAAGAGAAGGAGAAAGGTAGCTTGATCGTACCAATTATCGATATTCCTAGGGAAGATCTCAGTTTAAGAAGAGACGTAATGTACGTTCtagaaaaactgaaaatcAAGGAGGAGGAGTTATTCTTCATTGAAGATCTAAAGATCTTGAGAGAGAATATCTCTCATAGTGCCGAAGTAAACTCTTGCTTGGTAGATAACAACGATACCccaaagaatttgaataaCTACATAGATAACGTCGTTGGTATTATAGATCATCATTTTGATTTGCAAAAACATTTGGATGCTGAACCCCGGATCGTAAAAGTTTCCGGTAGTTGCTCATCACTGGTTTTCAACTACTGGTACGAAAAATTGCAGGGCGACCGTGAAGTGGTGATGAATATTGCCCCACTATTAATGGGGGCCATCCTTATAGACACTTCGAATATGAGGCGCAAAGTCGAGCCAAGTGATAAGTTAGCCATCGAAAGATGTCAAGATGTGCTTAGCCATGCCGCTAATGAAGTGTCTGCGCAAGGCTGGCAGGACAGCAGTGTGTTTTACAAGGAGAtaaaatcaagaaagaacGATATTAAAGGATTTTCGGTAAGTGATATCTTGAAGAAAGATTACAAACAATTCAATTTCCAGGGAAAGGGGCCCAAAAGTTTAGAAATCGGTTTTTCATCAATAGTAAAAAGGATATCATGGCTATTTAGTGAACATGGTGGAGAAGCAGATTTTCTCAAGCAATGCAGAGGTTTCCAGAGCGAGAGGAGGCTCGATGTGTTGGTGCTATTGACGTCATGGAGGAAAGCTGGTGATTCACACAGAGAACTGGTCATGTTGGGAGACCCTAAGGTGCTGTCTGAACTTATTAGAAGGGTTACCGATAAACTTCATCTCCAAATATTTGGAGGCGATCTTGGCGAAGGAGTGGCAATGTTTAAGCAACTGAACGTCGAAGCCACCAGAAAGCAAGTCGTCCCCTATTTAGAGGAAGCTTACTCAAAACTGGAAGAGTGA